A region of Moorena producens PAL-8-15-08-1 DNA encodes the following proteins:
- the clpS gene encoding ATP-dependent Clp protease adapter ClpS, producing the protein MVISAAYKATFAAPVKAPERSGQVTRKPYPNYKVIVLDDDFNTFQHVHDCLVKYIPGMTNDHAWELTHQVHNEGQAIVWVGPQEPAELYHQQLSRAGLTMAPLEAT; encoded by the coding sequence ATGGTAATATCAGCAGCTTATAAAGCTACATTTGCTGCACCAGTCAAAGCTCCTGAACGCTCTGGTCAAGTTACCCGAAAGCCTTATCCCAACTATAAGGTAATTGTGTTAGACGATGATTTTAACACATTTCAGCATGTTCACGACTGTCTGGTCAAGTATATCCCTGGGATGACAAATGATCACGCCTGGGAACTAACCCATCAGGTTCACAACGAAGGTCAAGCCATTGTTTGGGTCGGTCCCCAGGAACCAGCGGAACTCTACCACCAACAGCTTTCTCGTGCTGGGTTAACCATGGCTCCCTTGGAGGCTACATAG
- a CDS encoding response regulator: MNESRNPVVILMADDDPDDCLLAREALLESKLTDELYFVSDGEELMDYLYHRGKHTQARMSPRPSLILLDLNMPKKDGREALREIRADPNLRVIPVVVLTTSKAEEDIYHSYNLGANSFIVKPVTYSSLIEVMQTLKKYWLDIAELPPEGNK; encoded by the coding sequence GTGAATGAAAGCCGAAATCCCGTGGTAATTCTAATGGCAGATGATGATCCGGATGATTGTCTGTTGGCAAGGGAGGCTCTGTTAGAGAGTAAGTTGACCGATGAGCTATACTTTGTCAGTGATGGCGAGGAATTGATGGATTATCTGTATCACCGTGGTAAACACACCCAGGCCAGGATGTCCCCTCGTCCAAGTTTAATCCTACTGGATTTGAATATGCCGAAAAAAGATGGTCGTGAAGCCCTCAGAGAAATTAGGGCTGATCCTAATCTACGAGTTATACCAGTTGTGGTGCTGACTACCTCAAAGGCTGAAGAAGATATTTATCATAGTTATAACTTAGGAGCAAATTCTTTCATCGTTAAGCCTGTCACCTATAGTTCCCTAATTGAGGTGATGCAAACGTTAAAAAAGTACTGGTTGGACATCGCCGAATTGCCCCCCGAAGGGAATAAATAG
- a CDS encoding PAS domain S-box protein → MAAEAEADEPITQAAQNYYKRIIDPDLQQAFDDVTALAAQICQTPIALTTLIDSSNSQCCQSTLGLDETSISQNTFLSSYRIESASVLVVQDTLADQRFATDPLVTAEPHIRFYAAVPLITSDGYPLGTLAVMDQVPKQLQSQQLAGLQALSRQLISQLELKQQLADLQQPQEENQGLEHELPQVDQELLDFLENGCVGLHCVDSNGIILWANQAELDLVGYNADEYIGHHIAEFYLEQEVIDDILARLTAKETLKNYEARLLCKDGSIRHVLINSNVLWKNGKFVHTRCFTRDITEWKRIQEERDRFFDLSIDLLCIAGFDGYFKRLSPSFTSTLGYTEAELTSTTFFNFVHPDDRAATRAEMEQLGTGIPTVYFENRYRCQDGSYKWLAWAAYPVVKDGLIYAIARDITEAKQKQASLEESEARFRMMADHAPVMIWMSGTDKLYNFFNQLWLNFTGKTLELEFGKGWAEGVHPDDLERSFNTYVSAFDARENFRMEYRLRRRDGQYRWILDIGTPRFTSNGDFAGYIGSCIDITERKQAEEALRRQALIFESIFDGIIITDLAGKIIDWNPASARIFGYTKAEVLGKTPGILHRPEEATVLTEQIIQEMTRSRRWSGKIHFIGKDGRCGVCETVVVPLYDQQDNMVATIGLNHDITEREQNQQELYQSEARYRAIVEDQTELICRFRPDGTITYVNAAYCRYFSKSEEELIGQRFLPLIPHEDIKRLEECITSLSPENPVETVEHRVIMPTGEIRWQQWSDRAIFNEQGQLIELQAVGRDITEHKHADEQLLQKSQALETFSNNLKHLHRLNTTNYQNFELLYADYLETGCEILGMPTGIISQVHLNSYTILSVRSDLEGLVAGSEFELKDTYCAVVVREKKTIAYTHVGEIALMHAHPVYQTLKLESYIGTPIFVYGEVYGSLNFSSTQVRARDFQPQEREIVELMAQSLGRLIAAHQAEIERQQVEAALLESESTLRSFFNSSTLLMGVVELLDDDILHISDNNSTADFFGTTPEAMQNRLASELGAPKTHIRRWISHYRESERSNQPISFEYDHTTETDTRWLCATVCPIPDTTTPRPRFSYVVDDITERKLAEQELKRQNQRTQLFSEITLKIRQSLQLDQILQTAVTEVQEFLKADRVVLFQLSFDGWGKVVQEAVVPSWPIMLGQSIEDPCFHEEYLDQYRQGRVSNICDLENSDIEACHVEMLQQFGVKANLVVPIQQQDKLWGLLIAHQCTNPRQWTNFESELLQQLADQIGIALAQAQLLGTETRQRQELARSNAELQQFAYVASHDLQEPLRKIRAFGDRLQTKYHEQLTEQGQDYLKRMQNAAERMQVLINDLLSLSRVTTKARPWVATDLVQVVQEVLSDLELRIQQSSGVVEVGELHTIEADPLQMRQLLQNLISNGLKFRPEQRGNLVRIYSQLLQESVPLSYGGTTVNQRCQIIVEDNGIGFEPRYSDRIFQTFQRLHGRSDYEGTGIGLAICRKIVERHNGSIMANSTPGQGAQFIVTVPIKQS, encoded by the coding sequence ATGGCAGCAGAAGCAGAGGCTGATGAACCAATAACCCAGGCAGCCCAAAACTATTATAAAAGAATTATTGACCCTGATCTGCAACAAGCGTTTGATGATGTCACAGCATTAGCCGCACAAATTTGCCAAACGCCCATAGCTCTGACTACCCTGATTGACAGTAGTAACAGTCAATGCTGTCAGTCTACTCTGGGCTTAGATGAAACGTCAATAAGTCAAAATACCTTTTTATCCAGCTATCGGATAGAGTCAGCCTCAGTATTGGTAGTTCAGGATACCCTAGCTGATCAACGGTTTGCCACTGATCCCTTAGTTACTGCTGAGCCTCATATTCGGTTTTATGCTGCAGTTCCCCTAATTACCTCTGACGGATACCCTCTGGGAACACTTGCGGTAATGGATCAAGTTCCAAAGCAACTTCAGTCTCAACAGTTAGCGGGATTACAAGCCTTAAGTCGTCAACTGATAAGCCAACTGGAGCTAAAACAACAGTTAGCGGATTTACAGCAGCCTCAGGAAGAAAACCAAGGTCTTGAACATGAATTACCCCAGGTTGACCAAGAACTCCTGGATTTTTTAGAAAATGGCTGCGTTGGTCTCCATTGCGTGGATAGCAATGGCATCATCCTGTGGGCTAATCAGGCAGAGTTAGATCTGGTGGGTTACAACGCCGACGAGTATATCGGTCACCACATTGCTGAATTTTACCTGGAGCAAGAGGTGATTGACGATATCCTGGCCAGACTAACTGCTAAAGAAACCTTAAAAAACTACGAAGCCAGACTCTTGTGCAAAGATGGCTCGATTCGCCATGTGCTGATTAACTCTAATGTCCTGTGGAAAAATGGCAAATTCGTCCATACCCGATGTTTTACTCGTGACATTACTGAATGGAAACGGATCCAGGAAGAACGCGATCGCTTCTTTGACCTCTCGATAGATTTGCTGTGTATAGCGGGTTTCGATGGCTACTTTAAGCGCTTGAGCCCTTCCTTTACTAGCACCTTGGGTTACACCGAAGCGGAACTAACCAGCACCACGTTTTTCAATTTTGTCCATCCCGATGACCGAGCAGCAACTAGGGCGGAAATGGAACAATTGGGGACTGGCATCCCTACTGTCTACTTCGAGAATCGCTATCGCTGTCAAGATGGGTCTTATAAATGGCTAGCTTGGGCTGCTTATCCTGTAGTTAAGGATGGTTTAATTTATGCGATCGCAAGGGACATTACCGAGGCCAAACAAAAGCAAGCCAGCCTCGAAGAGAGTGAAGCTCGCTTCCGGATGATGGCTGATCATGCCCCAGTGATGATCTGGATGTCAGGCACTGATAAACTTTATAACTTTTTCAATCAGCTTTGGTTGAACTTCACCGGTAAGACCCTCGAACTTGAATTCGGCAAGGGCTGGGCTGAAGGGGTGCATCCTGATGACCTAGAGCGCAGCTTCAATACCTATGTATCCGCCTTCGACGCCAGAGAAAATTTTCGCATGGAGTACCGCTTGCGACGTAGGGATGGGCAGTATCGTTGGATATTAGATATAGGCACTCCCAGATTTACCTCCAATGGGGACTTTGCCGGTTACATTGGTTCTTGCATCGATATCACTGAGCGCAAACAGGCGGAAGAGGCCCTGCGTAGACAGGCTCTGATTTTTGAAAGTATCTTCGATGGGATCATAATCACCGACTTAGCCGGTAAGATAATTGATTGGAATCCCGCTTCAGCGCGAATATTCGGCTACACGAAAGCTGAGGTATTGGGTAAAACTCCGGGGATTTTGCACCGACCGGAAGAGGCGACGGTTCTAACCGAGCAGATTATCCAGGAGATGACCAGGTCCCGACGTTGGTCTGGGAAGATTCACTTTATTGGCAAAGATGGCAGGTGTGGGGTGTGTGAAACGGTGGTAGTACCTCTGTATGATCAGCAAGACAATATGGTGGCCACCATTGGTCTTAACCATGATATAACCGAGCGGGAGCAAAATCAGCAGGAATTGTATCAAAGCGAGGCTCGCTATCGCGCTATTGTCGAAGATCAAACGGAACTCATCTGTCGTTTCCGTCCTGATGGAACTATTACATATGTCAATGCTGCCTACTGTCGCTATTTCAGCAAGTCAGAGGAAGAGTTGATTGGACAACGGTTTTTGCCATTGATTCCCCATGAGGATATCAAAAGGCTAGAAGAGTGTATTACTTCTCTAAGCCCTGAGAATCCGGTAGAAACGGTTGAACACCGGGTGATTATGCCCACAGGAGAGATTCGCTGGCAGCAGTGGAGCGATCGTGCCATCTTTAATGAGCAGGGTCAATTGATTGAGCTCCAGGCAGTAGGGCGGGACATCACTGAACACAAGCACGCAGACGAGCAACTTTTGCAAAAGTCTCAGGCACTGGAAACCTTCAGTAACAACCTCAAACACCTACATCGGCTGAATACCACAAATTACCAAAACTTTGAGCTGCTTTATGCTGACTATCTGGAGACGGGATGTGAAATTTTAGGGATGCCCACTGGCATTATTAGTCAAGTACACCTTAATTCCTACACTATCCTGTCGGTCAGGTCTGATCTAGAAGGCTTAGTGGCTGGCTCAGAGTTTGAATTAAAAGATACCTATTGTGCTGTTGTCGTTCGCGAAAAAAAGACCATTGCCTATACTCATGTAGGTGAGATAGCACTGATGCACGCTCACCCAGTCTACCAAACTCTAAAACTTGAGTCCTATATCGGGACTCCTATATTTGTCTATGGTGAAGTCTACGGCTCCCTAAATTTTTCCTCAACCCAGGTAAGAGCAAGGGATTTCCAGCCTCAGGAACGGGAAATTGTAGAATTAATGGCTCAAAGTCTTGGTCGATTGATTGCAGCTCATCAAGCAGAAATAGAGCGCCAACAGGTAGAAGCTGCACTGCTGGAGAGTGAATCGACCCTGCGTAGTTTCTTCAACAGTTCCACACTATTGATGGGGGTCGTGGAACTTTTAGATGATGACATCCTGCATATTTCTGATAATAATAGTACGGCGGATTTTTTCGGGACTACACCCGAGGCCATGCAGAATCGGTTAGCCAGTGAGCTGGGGGCACCCAAAACTCATATCCGTCGCTGGATTAGCCATTACCGAGAAAGCGAACGAAGCAATCAGCCCATTTCCTTCGAGTATGATCACACCACTGAAACCGATACCCGGTGGTTATGCGCCACTGTATGCCCAATTCCCGACACAACTACTCCTCGCCCCCGATTTTCCTATGTGGTGGATGACATTACTGAGCGTAAGCTTGCAGAGCAAGAACTCAAGCGCCAAAATCAGCGGACGCAATTGTTTTCAGAAATTACCCTGAAAATCCGCCAGTCTCTACAACTGGATCAGATTTTGCAAACGGCGGTTACAGAAGTGCAAGAATTTCTTAAGGCTGACCGAGTTGTACTCTTCCAACTAAGTTTTGATGGCTGGGGGAAAGTGGTTCAAGAAGCCGTAGTACCGAGTTGGCCAATCATGCTCGGACAAAGCATCGAAGATCCTTGCTTTCATGAAGAGTACCTAGACCAGTATCGTCAGGGAAGGGTTAGCAACATCTGTGACTTAGAAAACTCTGATATCGAAGCTTGCCATGTAGAAATGCTGCAACAGTTTGGGGTAAAAGCTAACTTAGTGGTGCCAATTCAGCAACAAGACAAACTTTGGGGTTTGTTGATTGCCCATCAGTGCACCAATCCACGACAATGGACTAACTTTGAAAGTGAATTGTTGCAACAACTGGCCGACCAAATTGGTATTGCCTTAGCCCAAGCCCAGCTTTTAGGAACAGAAACCCGTCAGCGTCAGGAACTTGCCCGTTCTAATGCTGAACTGCAACAGTTTGCCTATGTAGCGTCCCACGATCTGCAAGAACCCCTGCGCAAGATTCGGGCATTTGGCGATCGCCTTCAGACCAAGTATCATGAACAGTTAACGGAGCAGGGGCAGGACTACCTCAAACGGATGCAGAATGCTGCAGAACGGATGCAGGTGTTAATCAATGACTTGCTTAGCCTTTCCCGGGTGACCACCAAGGCAAGACCTTGGGTTGCCACTGACCTAGTTCAAGTCGTGCAAGAGGTACTCTCTGATTTAGAACTACGTATCCAGCAATCTAGTGGCGTAGTGGAAGTCGGTGAACTACATACTATTGAAGCTGATCCCCTGCAAATGCGTCAACTTTTGCAAAACCTGATCAGTAACGGACTGAAATTCCGACCAGAACAAAGAGGTAACCTCGTTAGAATTTATAGCCAACTGCTTCAGGAAAGTGTTCCCTTAAGTTATGGAGGCACAACCGTTAATCAGCGTTGTCAGATTATAGTCGAAGACAATGGTATTGGGTTTGAACCCAGGTATAGCGATCGCATTTTCCAAACCTTTCAACGGCTCCATGGTCGCAGCGACTATGAAGGAACCGGCATCGGTCTAGCTATCTGCCGTAAAATTGTGGAACGTCATAATGGTAGCATCATGGCAAATAGCACACCAGGACAGGGGGCTCAGTTTATTGTTACGGTGCCGATTAAACAAAGTTGA
- a CDS encoding DUF2103 domain-containing protein — protein MSQPKDGRLVWNHSTHIQGLIPVLQRLTDYPGIQTITPAVLGRARSHCPKLQLKVSVPIRGGFKVIARSGKSFQEVFILTNLSKVELEKAIAQSIKR, from the coding sequence ATGAGCCAACCCAAAGACGGCAGGCTGGTTTGGAATCACTCTACCCACATTCAGGGTCTCATTCCAGTTCTGCAACGACTCACAGATTACCCCGGTATTCAAACCATTACCCCTGCTGTCCTTGGGCGGGCAAGAAGTCACTGTCCTAAATTACAGTTAAAAGTATCAGTGCCAATTCGTGGGGGATTCAAGGTGATTGCCAGGTCTGGTAAAAGCTTTCAAGAGGTGTTCATCCTCACCAACTTGAGTAAAGTGGAACTAGAAAAAGCGATCGCTCAATCAATAAAACGATAA
- a CDS encoding tetratricopeptide repeat protein, producing MSNEMGLGDRYFELIDDIVKTTLKGKIRSKSQVYQMLVEGVTVGTGEIFERCLDQRFDMTQAEVDNPKSELKQAKAIRKLRALNTIRGEWEQWQEENRVSETITSAIQSITTAEPADRFTALLRVIDPNQQPPLTLQQLASLAKPLKQQAQQASESDTATDLGQLAAGITAGLASWQGLEDYLVSWIYDQSRGSLGFEGTPEQRGPWGLWAKKVNSPLPQSLFESLALNQSFHEWADTQPSLELEAWVELAVILQCLQRGLVNWFDKMVYDSKMGAKLSISTFIVFAVIWSRLANVLNQTAISSYGNAIANGCFQVCLQILRTFAQRDYFPLYGGVFANFSGNYLQDALNYLDEPLRQVDRTEEKARILTLLGYSLGSQGAYERANSFHQQALEIAREAGDKLCEIANFNHLSRICVEQENYADAINYSQRALILARQAGDRLGEANALVNFGYSEVFQAQDSQQAELEVYESAINYLEQGRLLLERLGDSPAGSYGVGQSKALCFSSLGIAHVVVEQYQKAIAFLEQGWQAAQFSGDLYLQGVNLAYLAQACYSQQDWQKVIYTASLGAYLLEQIGSEDWRKPAGLLSILQGQMGQEGFQTLLAQQRSKIIPVIGVDGYDYIPELLAKYLDSI from the coding sequence ATGTCTAACGAGATGGGATTGGGCGATCGCTATTTTGAATTAATCGATGACATTGTCAAAACTACCCTGAAGGGGAAGATCCGTTCTAAATCCCAGGTCTATCAGATGTTGGTCGAGGGGGTTACGGTTGGCACCGGGGAAATTTTTGAACGTTGCCTTGATCAGCGCTTCGATATGACTCAGGCAGAAGTAGACAATCCTAAAAGTGAATTGAAGCAAGCCAAGGCAATCCGGAAACTCAGAGCGCTTAATACGATTCGTGGTGAATGGGAACAGTGGCAGGAAGAAAACCGAGTTTCAGAAACTATCACTAGCGCTATTCAATCCATTACTACTGCTGAACCGGCTGACCGCTTTACGGCTTTATTGCGAGTGATTGACCCCAATCAACAACCACCCCTGACGTTACAACAACTGGCGAGCCTGGCTAAACCCCTAAAGCAACAGGCACAACAAGCTTCTGAATCTGATACTGCTACAGACCTTGGACAACTGGCCGCTGGGATTACGGCAGGTTTGGCATCTTGGCAAGGCTTGGAAGATTATCTGGTCAGTTGGATTTATGACCAAAGTCGAGGCTCACTGGGATTTGAGGGGACTCCGGAACAGCGTGGCCCTTGGGGACTGTGGGCGAAAAAGGTTAATAGCCCGTTACCCCAGTCTTTATTTGAAAGTCTAGCGCTAAATCAATCCTTCCATGAATGGGCAGATACTCAGCCGAGTTTGGAACTAGAAGCTTGGGTGGAATTGGCTGTGATTCTCCAGTGCTTGCAGCGAGGACTGGTGAATTGGTTCGATAAAATGGTATATGACTCCAAGATGGGAGCCAAGTTATCGATTTCTACCTTTATCGTATTTGCTGTCATTTGGTCTAGGTTAGCTAATGTTTTGAACCAGACAGCAATTAGTAGCTACGGAAATGCCATAGCAAATGGCTGTTTTCAGGTTTGTCTGCAAATTCTGCGCACCTTTGCCCAACGGGACTACTTCCCCCTCTACGGTGGTGTGTTTGCTAACTTTAGCGGCAACTATCTCCAAGATGCCCTGAATTACCTAGATGAACCCCTGCGGCAAGTAGACCGAACCGAGGAGAAAGCCCGGATTCTAACCTTGTTGGGTTATTCCCTAGGGTCGCAAGGAGCCTATGAGCGAGCCAATAGCTTCCATCAGCAAGCCTTAGAGATTGCCCGTGAGGCTGGGGATAAACTCTGTGAAATTGCTAATTTCAATCACCTCAGTCGGATTTGTGTGGAGCAAGAGAATTATGCTGATGCCATTAACTATAGTCAACGAGCATTAATACTGGCTCGTCAAGCTGGAGACCGGTTAGGGGAAGCTAATGCTCTGGTGAATTTCGGCTACAGTGAAGTGTTTCAAGCTCAGGATAGCCAACAAGCAGAACTAGAAGTGTATGAGAGTGCTATTAACTATTTAGAACAAGGTCGATTATTGTTAGAACGATTGGGGGATTCTCCAGCAGGGAGTTATGGGGTTGGGCAAAGTAAAGCCTTGTGTTTCAGTAGTTTGGGAATTGCCCATGTGGTGGTCGAGCAGTATCAAAAAGCGATCGCATTTTTAGAACAAGGCTGGCAAGCCGCCCAATTTTCTGGGGATTTGTACTTACAAGGGGTGAATTTGGCCTACCTAGCCCAAGCTTGCTACAGCCAGCAAGATTGGCAGAAAGTGATTTATACCGCTAGTTTAGGAGCCTATCTATTAGAGCAAATTGGGTCTGAAGATTGGCGCAAACCAGCTGGGTTGTTAAGTATTTTGCAAGGACAAATGGGGCAAGAAGGCTTCCAAACCCTTTTAGCACAGCAACGGTCAAAAATTATTCCTGTCATTGGCGTAGATGGCTATGACTATATTCCGGAATTGCTAGCAAAATATTTGGATTCTATATAA
- a CDS encoding sensor histidine kinase, whose product MNALPLTRPSKKDQILAVDDSPDNLFLLQTLLEEEGYEITLAENGRVALEKIEISPPELVLLDVMMPEMDGFEVTKRIRTNPKLPFIPILLITAYDHPSVVKGLDMGADDFIRKPVEVDELLARVRSLLRLKHSVDERDEIARQREDFVSRLTHDLRTPLVAADRILNLMQQGALGEIPPPVLEAIITMTRSNHNLLTMVNTLLEVYRYEAGRKYLSFSAIPVQQVIEEVIQELSALARDKKLSLDYQSAKQVNSIVMSDRLELHRLFTNLLGNAIKFTDNGSVTVRLTNSAKTSEGHQSWVVIEVEDTGFGISPEDQKQLFERFRQGSHKRSGSGLGLYLSKRIVEAHQGTINVKSELGKGTLFTVKLPNHVDG is encoded by the coding sequence ATGAATGCTTTACCTCTAACTCGCCCTTCCAAAAAAGATCAAATTTTGGCTGTCGATGATTCCCCTGACAACTTGTTTCTACTGCAGACGCTTTTAGAAGAAGAGGGGTACGAGATTACTTTGGCAGAGAATGGTCGGGTTGCCCTAGAGAAAATAGAGATATCTCCGCCGGAATTGGTGCTATTAGATGTGATGATGCCAGAGATGGATGGCTTTGAAGTGACCAAGCGCATCCGAACCAATCCAAAGTTACCGTTTATACCAATTTTGTTGATCACCGCTTATGATCATCCGAGTGTGGTCAAAGGACTGGATATGGGGGCGGATGATTTTATTCGTAAACCAGTAGAAGTGGATGAATTGCTGGCCAGAGTGCGATCGCTTTTGCGCCTCAAACATAGTGTAGATGAACGGGACGAAATTGCTCGCCAACGAGAAGATTTTGTCTCTCGGCTTACCCATGACTTGCGCACCCCCTTAGTAGCAGCAGATCGCATCCTAAACCTGATGCAGCAGGGAGCTTTGGGAGAAATTCCACCCCCAGTCCTGGAAGCCATAATCACCATGACTCGCAGTAACCACAATTTGCTGACTATGGTGAATACGTTACTAGAAGTCTATCGCTATGAAGCCGGTCGGAAGTATTTGTCTTTCTCTGCCATCCCTGTGCAACAGGTTATTGAGGAAGTCATCCAAGAACTGTCTGCCCTAGCTCGTGATAAAAAACTGTCTTTGGATTATCAGAGCGCGAAGCAGGTTAACTCGATAGTGATGAGCGATCGCTTAGAACTGCACCGACTGTTCACCAATTTGCTGGGAAATGCGATTAAATTCACTGACAACGGTTCTGTGACCGTTCGTCTGACGAATAGTGCCAAAACTAGTGAAGGGCATCAGTCGTGGGTGGTGATTGAGGTGGAAGATACTGGTTTTGGTATATCCCCAGAAGACCAAAAACAGTTGTTTGAACGCTTTCGCCAGGGTAGCCACAAACGCTCAGGTAGTGGTTTAGGACTATATCTTTCCAAACGAATTGTGGAAGCTCATCAAGGAACAATCAACGTTAAGTCTGAGTTAGGTAAGGGGACTTTGTTTACCGTAAAATTGCCTAATCATGTTGACGGTTAA
- a CDS encoding molybdenum cofactor biosynthesis protein MoaE, which yields MTPLPKITEKQTVDSFSITIAPISLSEIYTLADHPANGAVVMMSGTVRNQTDGKPVVALEYQAYEPMALKVFSSIAAQIRASWSDVNRVVIHHRIGRLTIGEVSVLVAVGCPHRSEAFAACKYAIDTLKHNAPIWKKEHWDDGSSTWVSIGACEQNAEF from the coding sequence ATGACTCCCCTGCCCAAAATCACTGAAAAGCAAACGGTAGATAGTTTTTCAATCACCATCGCTCCGATATCCCTATCAGAAATCTACACCCTTGCTGATCATCCGGCTAATGGAGCTGTGGTGATGATGAGTGGCACAGTCCGTAATCAGACTGATGGTAAACCAGTGGTAGCATTAGAGTATCAGGCTTATGAGCCCATGGCATTAAAGGTATTTTCCTCAATTGCTGCCCAGATTCGTGCCTCATGGTCTGATGTGAATCGGGTGGTGATCCATCATCGCATCGGTCGCTTAACTATTGGGGAAGTTAGCGTGTTAGTCGCTGTTGGCTGTCCTCATCGTTCAGAAGCCTTTGCAGCTTGTAAGTATGCTATTGACACCTTGAAGCATAATGCTCCGATTTGGAAAAAAGAGCATTGGGATGATGGTTCCAGCACTTGGGTCAGTATTGGGGCGTGTGAGCAAAATGCAGAATTTTAA